In one window of Candidatus Scalindua sp. DNA:
- a CDS encoding GNAT family N-acetyltransferase, producing MDELTIRNVTEQDLNDCHAVESAGYNTEGATRKKIQARIKLFPEGFIVADLRGCIIGIVNSGSTNSNDLTKEEFKEMIGHDNNGKNMVIFSLAVLPQFRGQGVSRKLMEKFVEVSKKLKKEKILLICKPELIPYYQKFGFIYAGKSRSKHGGFTWHEMYVRLRTE from the coding sequence GGAACAGGATCTCAACGATTGCCATGCAGTTGAATCTGCAGGGTATAACACTGAGGGAGCAACAAGGAAAAAGATCCAGGCACGAATCAAGTTGTTCCCGGAGGGATTTATCGTTGCCGATTTGAGGGGCTGTATTATCGGCATTGTCAATAGCGGATCCACAAACAGTAACGATTTAACGAAAGAAGAATTTAAAGAGATGATCGGTCATGATAACAACGGCAAAAACATGGTTATTTTTTCACTTGCCGTATTACCTCAATTTCGGGGACAAGGTGTTTCCCGAAAGTTGATGGAAAAGTTTGTTGAAGTATCGAAGAAATTAAAAAAGGAAAAGATATTACTTATCTGCAAGCCAGAACTCATCCCCTATTATCAGAAATTCGGTTTTATCTATGCCGGGAAATCACGATCGAAACATGGCGGGTTTACCTGGCATGAGATGTATGTACGGCTCAGGACTGAATAG